A single genomic interval of Lathyrus oleraceus cultivar Zhongwan6 chromosome 7, CAAS_Psat_ZW6_1.0, whole genome shotgun sequence harbors:
- the LOC127106651 gene encoding E3 ubiquitin-protein ligase SDIR1 isoform X2 — protein sequence MSFAFRGSRGDIESGFSEYVPERTSMRVHRSRLAHSNSLAFLITVILVFMILNSPQMSHYFLLWIVLAVFVMATSLRMYATCQQLQAQARAHAAAASGLLGHAELHFQMPPSIAIATRGRLQGLRLQLALLDREFDELDYDTLRALDSDTASSTPSMTEEEINALPIHKYKVSGPTKHGSTGLTSFSEAAESKEDSKGAERSVKGSEDELICTICLDQVTRGELVRSLPCLHQFHANCIVPWLRQQGTCPVCKFRMGSERQGNTDSESGQHVHG from the exons ATGAGTTTTGCTTTTCGAGGGAGTAGGGGAGATATTGAAAGCGGGTTTTCAGAATATGTTCCTGAAAGAACCTCTATG CGAGTTCATCGATCTCGGTTGGCTCATAGCAATTCTCTAGCTTTTCTGATTACGG TTATTTTGGTATTCATGATATTAAACTCCCCTCAGATGTCACATTATTTTTTG CTCTGGATAGTACTGGCTGTCTTCGTGATGGCTACAAGTCTGAGAATGTATGCAACATGTCAACAGCTTCAAGCGCAAGCCAGGGCTCATGCTGCAGCAGCCTCTGGGTTGCTTGGCCATGCTGAATTACATTTTCAAATGCCACCATCTATTGCAATTGCAACTAGAGGACGATTGCAGGGACTTAGACTTCAGCTTGCACTTCTTGACCGAGAATTTGATGAGCTAG ATTATGACACTTTGAGAGCTTTAGACTCTGATACTGCTTCTAGTACTCCTTCAATGACTGAGGAAGAGATAAATGCCTTGCCTATTCACAAGTATAAAGTATCAGGCCCAACAAA ACATGGCTCTACCGGTTTAACATCTTTTTCAGAGGCAGCTGAG AGTAAAGAAGACTCTAAAGGAGCAGAGAGAAGTGTCAAAGGTTCAGAAGATGAGCTGATATGTACTATATGCTTGGACCAAGTTACGAGGGGGGAACTTGTGCGTAGCTTGCCGTGCTTGCATCAG TTTCATGCCAATTGCATCGTTCCATGGCTTCGGCAACAAGGAACATGTCCTGTGTGCAAATTTAGGATGGGGTCAGAAAGGCAGGGAAACACCGATAGCGAGTCAG GTCAACATGTACATGGTTGA
- the LOC127106651 gene encoding E3 ubiquitin-protein ligase SDIR1 isoform X5: MSFAFRGSRGDIESGFSEYVPERTSMRVHRSRLAHSNSLAFLITVILVFMILNSPQMSHYFLLWIVLAVFVMATSLRMYATCQQLQAQARAHAAAASGLLGHAELHFQMPPSIAIATRGRLQGLRLQLALLDREFDELDYDTLRALDSDTASSTPSMTEEEINALPIHKYKVSGPTKHGSTGLTSFSEAAESKEDSKGAERSVKGSEDELICTICLDQVTRGELVRSLPCLHQFHANCIVPWLRQQGTCPVCKFRMGSERQGNTDSESG; this comes from the exons ATGAGTTTTGCTTTTCGAGGGAGTAGGGGAGATATTGAAAGCGGGTTTTCAGAATATGTTCCTGAAAGAACCTCTATG CGAGTTCATCGATCTCGGTTGGCTCATAGCAATTCTCTAGCTTTTCTGATTACGG TTATTTTGGTATTCATGATATTAAACTCCCCTCAGATGTCACATTATTTTTTG CTCTGGATAGTACTGGCTGTCTTCGTGATGGCTACAAGTCTGAGAATGTATGCAACATGTCAACAGCTTCAAGCGCAAGCCAGGGCTCATGCTGCAGCAGCCTCTGGGTTGCTTGGCCATGCTGAATTACATTTTCAAATGCCACCATCTATTGCAATTGCAACTAGAGGACGATTGCAGGGACTTAGACTTCAGCTTGCACTTCTTGACCGAGAATTTGATGAGCTAG ATTATGACACTTTGAGAGCTTTAGACTCTGATACTGCTTCTAGTACTCCTTCAATGACTGAGGAAGAGATAAATGCCTTGCCTATTCACAAGTATAAAGTATCAGGCCCAACAAA ACATGGCTCTACCGGTTTAACATCTTTTTCAGAGGCAGCTGAG AGTAAAGAAGACTCTAAAGGAGCAGAGAGAAGTGTCAAAGGTTCAGAAGATGAGCTGATATGTACTATATGCTTGGACCAAGTTACGAGGGGGGAACTTGTGCGTAGCTTGCCGTGCTTGCATCAG TTTCATGCCAATTGCATCGTTCCATGGCTTCGGCAACAAGGAACATGTCCTGTGTGCAAATTTAGGATGGGGTCAGAAAGGCAGGGAAACACCGATAGCGAGTCAG GATAG
- the LOC127106651 gene encoding E3 ubiquitin-protein ligase SDIR1 isoform X3 — MSFAFRGSRGDIESGFSEYVPERTSMRVHRSRLAHSNSLAFLITVILVFMILNSPQMSHYFLLWIVLAVFVMATSLRMYATCQQLQAQARAHAAAASGLLGHAELHFQMPPSIAIATRGRLQGLRLQLALLDREFDELDYDTLRALDSDTASSTPSMTEEEINALPIHKYKVSGPTKHGSTGLTSFSEAAESKEDSKGAERSVKGSEDELICTICLDQVTRGELVRSLPCLHQFHANCIVPWLRQQGTCPVCKFRMGSERQGNTDSESVQRGS; from the exons ATGAGTTTTGCTTTTCGAGGGAGTAGGGGAGATATTGAAAGCGGGTTTTCAGAATATGTTCCTGAAAGAACCTCTATG CGAGTTCATCGATCTCGGTTGGCTCATAGCAATTCTCTAGCTTTTCTGATTACGG TTATTTTGGTATTCATGATATTAAACTCCCCTCAGATGTCACATTATTTTTTG CTCTGGATAGTACTGGCTGTCTTCGTGATGGCTACAAGTCTGAGAATGTATGCAACATGTCAACAGCTTCAAGCGCAAGCCAGGGCTCATGCTGCAGCAGCCTCTGGGTTGCTTGGCCATGCTGAATTACATTTTCAAATGCCACCATCTATTGCAATTGCAACTAGAGGACGATTGCAGGGACTTAGACTTCAGCTTGCACTTCTTGACCGAGAATTTGATGAGCTAG ATTATGACACTTTGAGAGCTTTAGACTCTGATACTGCTTCTAGTACTCCTTCAATGACTGAGGAAGAGATAAATGCCTTGCCTATTCACAAGTATAAAGTATCAGGCCCAACAAA ACATGGCTCTACCGGTTTAACATCTTTTTCAGAGGCAGCTGAG AGTAAAGAAGACTCTAAAGGAGCAGAGAGAAGTGTCAAAGGTTCAGAAGATGAGCTGATATGTACTATATGCTTGGACCAAGTTACGAGGGGGGAACTTGTGCGTAGCTTGCCGTGCTTGCATCAG TTTCATGCCAATTGCATCGTTCCATGGCTTCGGCAACAAGGAACATGTCCTGTGTGCAAATTTAGGATGGGGTCAGAAAGGCAGGGAAACACCGATAGCGAGTCAG TTCAGCGAGGTTCCTAG
- the LOC127106651 gene encoding E3 ubiquitin-protein ligase SDIR1 isoform X1, translating into MSFAFRGSRGDIESGFSEYVPERTSMRVHRSRLAHSNSLAFLITVILVFMILNSPQMSHYFLLWIVLAVFVMATSLRMYATCQQLQAQARAHAAAASGLLGHAELHFQMPPSIAIATRGRLQGLRLQLALLDREFDELDYDTLRALDSDTASSTPSMTEEEINALPIHKYKVSGPTKHGSTGLTSFSEAAESKEDSKGAERSVKGSEDELICTICLDQVTRGELVRSLPCLHQFHANCIVPWLRQQGTCPVCKFRMGSERQGNTDSESGDSDIL; encoded by the exons ATGAGTTTTGCTTTTCGAGGGAGTAGGGGAGATATTGAAAGCGGGTTTTCAGAATATGTTCCTGAAAGAACCTCTATG CGAGTTCATCGATCTCGGTTGGCTCATAGCAATTCTCTAGCTTTTCTGATTACGG TTATTTTGGTATTCATGATATTAAACTCCCCTCAGATGTCACATTATTTTTTG CTCTGGATAGTACTGGCTGTCTTCGTGATGGCTACAAGTCTGAGAATGTATGCAACATGTCAACAGCTTCAAGCGCAAGCCAGGGCTCATGCTGCAGCAGCCTCTGGGTTGCTTGGCCATGCTGAATTACATTTTCAAATGCCACCATCTATTGCAATTGCAACTAGAGGACGATTGCAGGGACTTAGACTTCAGCTTGCACTTCTTGACCGAGAATTTGATGAGCTAG ATTATGACACTTTGAGAGCTTTAGACTCTGATACTGCTTCTAGTACTCCTTCAATGACTGAGGAAGAGATAAATGCCTTGCCTATTCACAAGTATAAAGTATCAGGCCCAACAAA ACATGGCTCTACCGGTTTAACATCTTTTTCAGAGGCAGCTGAG AGTAAAGAAGACTCTAAAGGAGCAGAGAGAAGTGTCAAAGGTTCAGAAGATGAGCTGATATGTACTATATGCTTGGACCAAGTTACGAGGGGGGAACTTGTGCGTAGCTTGCCGTGCTTGCATCAG TTTCATGCCAATTGCATCGTTCCATGGCTTCGGCAACAAGGAACATGTCCTGTGTGCAAATTTAGGATGGGGTCAGAAAGGCAGGGAAACACCGATAGCGAGTCAGGTGATTCAGATATTTTGTAA